Proteins encoded by one window of Vidua chalybeata isolate OUT-0048 chromosome 10, bVidCha1 merged haplotype, whole genome shotgun sequence:
- the UBXN7 gene encoding UBX domain-containing protein 7 isoform X2 encodes MLEACNNNLEMAVTMFLDGGGIAEEPSTSSAAVSAARPHPEDEVRAPIPQKQEILVEPEPLFGAPKRRRPARSIFDGFRDFQTETIRQEQELRNGGAVDKKLTTLADLFRPPIDLMHKGSFETAKECGQMQNKWLMINIQNVQDFACQCLNRDVWSNEAVKNIIRDHFIFWQVYHDSEEGQRYIQFYKLADFPYVSILDPRTGQKLVEWHQLDVTSFLDQVTGFLSEHGQLDGHSSSPPQKCSRSESLIDASEDSQLEAAIRASLQETHFDSSQAKQESRSDEESESELFSGSEEFISVCGSEEEEESEIPAKLRKSPHKDLGYKKEESRRPQPEPSARTEPGTTSNHRVLPCIDAGALEESPDKPESTFRGLDANGPKAQLMLRYPDGKREQVSLPEQAKLLALVKHVQSKGYPNERFELLTNFPRRKLSHLDYEITLQEAGLCPQETVFVQERN; translated from the exons ATGCTTGAAGCATGCAACAACAACCTGGAGATGGCTGTCACCATGTTCCTGGACGGAGGAGGGATAGCAGAGGAGCCCAGCACCAGCTCGGCGGCGGTGTCTGCTGCCCGCCCGCACCCCGA GGATGAAGTACGAGCTCCAATTCCTCAAAAGCAGGAAATCTTAGTAGAGCCTGAGCCCTTGTTTGGAG ctcctAAAAGACGCAGACCTGCTCGCTCAATATTCGATGGCTTTCGGGATTTTCAGACAGAAACCA TccggcaggagcaggagctccgGAACGGAGGGGCGGTGGACAAGAAGCTGACGACGCTGGCAGATCTCTTCAGACCTCCCATTGACCTGATGCACAAAGGCAGCTTTGAAACG GCCAAGGAGTGTGGTCAGATGCAGAACAAGTGGCTCATGATAAACATTCAGAACGTGCAAGATTTTGCCTGCCAGTGCCTCAACCGTGACGTGTGGAGCAATGAGGCTGTGAAGAACATCATCCGAGACCACTTCATTTTTTGGCAG GTGTACCATGACAGCGAGGAAGGACAGCGGTACATACAGTTTTATAAATTAGCAGACTTCCCTTATGTCTCCATCCTGGATCCCAGGACAG GCCAGAAGCTCGTGGAGTGGCACCAGTTAGATGTGACTTCTTTCTTGGACCAAGTGACCGGGTTCCTGAGCGAGCACGGCCAGCTGGACGGCCACTCCAGCAGCCCTCCCCAGAAATGCTCCCGCTCA GAGAGTCTCATCGATGCCAGTGAGGACAGCCAGCTGGAAGCTGCCATCAGAGCCTCGCTCCAGGAGACACATTTTGATTCCTCACAGGCCAAGCAGGAGAGCCGGTCGGATGAGGAGTCGGAGTCGGAGCTTTTTTCTGGAAGCGAAgagtttatttctgtttgtggatctgaggaggaggaggagtcaGAGATTCCAGCCAAGCTGAGAAAGTCTCCACACAAGGACTTGGGGTATAAAAAAGAGGAGAGCCGGAGGCCTCAGCCTGAGCCCTCTGCAAGGACTGAGCCTGGGACAACATCAAACCACAGAGTGCTGCCCTGCATTGATGCGGGGGCACTGGAGGAGTCACCTGACAAGCCTGAAAGTACCTTCCGGGGCCTGGACGCGAATG GACCAAAGGCACAGCTGATGCTGAGGTATCCAGATGGAAAGAGGGAACAAGTTTCACTGCCTGAGCAAGCTAAACTTCTG GCTCTTGTGAAACACGTCCAGTCGAAAGGATACCCCAACGAGCGCTTTGAACTGCTCACCAACTTCCCCCGGAGGAAACTCTCCCACCTGGACTATGAGATCACGTTACAGGAGGCAGGCCTGTGTCCTCAAGAGACTGTCTTTGTGCAGGAAAGGAATTAG
- the UBXN7 gene encoding UBX domain-containing protein 7 isoform X1 has protein sequence MAAPGGSAGAAALRALVQQFTAITGASESVGKHMLEACNNNLEMAVTMFLDGGGIAEEPSTSSAAVSAARPHPEDEVRAPIPQKQEILVEPEPLFGAPKRRRPARSIFDGFRDFQTETIRQEQELRNGGAVDKKLTTLADLFRPPIDLMHKGSFETAKECGQMQNKWLMINIQNVQDFACQCLNRDVWSNEAVKNIIRDHFIFWQVYHDSEEGQRYIQFYKLADFPYVSILDPRTGQKLVEWHQLDVTSFLDQVTGFLSEHGQLDGHSSSPPQKCSRSESLIDASEDSQLEAAIRASLQETHFDSSQAKQESRSDEESESELFSGSEEFISVCGSEEEEESEIPAKLRKSPHKDLGYKKEESRRPQPEPSARTEPGTTSNHRVLPCIDAGALEESPDKPESTFRGLDANGPKAQLMLRYPDGKREQVSLPEQAKLLALVKHVQSKGYPNERFELLTNFPRRKLSHLDYEITLQEAGLCPQETVFVQERN, from the exons GTGCCAGTGAAAGCGTGGGGAAGCACATGCTTGAAGCATGCAACAACAACCTGGAGATGGCTGTCACCATGTTCCTGGACGGAGGAGGGATAGCAGAGGAGCCCAGCACCAGCTCGGCGGCGGTGTCTGCTGCCCGCCCGCACCCCGA GGATGAAGTACGAGCTCCAATTCCTCAAAAGCAGGAAATCTTAGTAGAGCCTGAGCCCTTGTTTGGAG ctcctAAAAGACGCAGACCTGCTCGCTCAATATTCGATGGCTTTCGGGATTTTCAGACAGAAACCA TccggcaggagcaggagctccgGAACGGAGGGGCGGTGGACAAGAAGCTGACGACGCTGGCAGATCTCTTCAGACCTCCCATTGACCTGATGCACAAAGGCAGCTTTGAAACG GCCAAGGAGTGTGGTCAGATGCAGAACAAGTGGCTCATGATAAACATTCAGAACGTGCAAGATTTTGCCTGCCAGTGCCTCAACCGTGACGTGTGGAGCAATGAGGCTGTGAAGAACATCATCCGAGACCACTTCATTTTTTGGCAG GTGTACCATGACAGCGAGGAAGGACAGCGGTACATACAGTTTTATAAATTAGCAGACTTCCCTTATGTCTCCATCCTGGATCCCAGGACAG GCCAGAAGCTCGTGGAGTGGCACCAGTTAGATGTGACTTCTTTCTTGGACCAAGTGACCGGGTTCCTGAGCGAGCACGGCCAGCTGGACGGCCACTCCAGCAGCCCTCCCCAGAAATGCTCCCGCTCA GAGAGTCTCATCGATGCCAGTGAGGACAGCCAGCTGGAAGCTGCCATCAGAGCCTCGCTCCAGGAGACACATTTTGATTCCTCACAGGCCAAGCAGGAGAGCCGGTCGGATGAGGAGTCGGAGTCGGAGCTTTTTTCTGGAAGCGAAgagtttatttctgtttgtggatctgaggaggaggaggagtcaGAGATTCCAGCCAAGCTGAGAAAGTCTCCACACAAGGACTTGGGGTATAAAAAAGAGGAGAGCCGGAGGCCTCAGCCTGAGCCCTCTGCAAGGACTGAGCCTGGGACAACATCAAACCACAGAGTGCTGCCCTGCATTGATGCGGGGGCACTGGAGGAGTCACCTGACAAGCCTGAAAGTACCTTCCGGGGCCTGGACGCGAATG GACCAAAGGCACAGCTGATGCTGAGGTATCCAGATGGAAAGAGGGAACAAGTTTCACTGCCTGAGCAAGCTAAACTTCTG GCTCTTGTGAAACACGTCCAGTCGAAAGGATACCCCAACGAGCGCTTTGAACTGCTCACCAACTTCCCCCGGAGGAAACTCTCCCACCTGGACTATGAGATCACGTTACAGGAGGCAGGCCTGTGTCCTCAAGAGACTGTCTTTGTGCAGGAAAGGAATTAG